A region from the Agrococcus sp. SL85 genome encodes:
- a CDS encoding LysR family transcriptional regulator: MHPDPRDTRLLRDLPALVAVRRTGSVTAAADELGVPQPSATRALQRIGAAVGAPVVRREGRGVVLTPAGSALADAGEAALQAIGDALAAIARGGSIGDRELGIAFQTMLGERLVPEAIRRFRARWPEVRLRLEHGSRARCVEALEQNRADIAVVAAPPASAGEVTMLYAEPLVAVAAPDHPLAAMHEVTVEALRGWPQIMLAPGYGIHDAVEALFAADGGAVPAPTLVVGEYRAARGLAAAGLGVAVLPPSPTRIDDGVREVPVRHPLARREIGAVVADEQDPAVQELLRALLEAAARRSPAP, encoded by the coding sequence ATGCATCCTGATCCCCGTGACACCCGCCTGCTGCGCGACCTGCCCGCGCTCGTCGCCGTGCGGCGCACGGGCAGCGTGACGGCCGCCGCGGACGAGCTCGGCGTGCCGCAGCCGAGCGCCACGCGGGCGCTGCAGCGCATCGGCGCAGCGGTCGGGGCGCCCGTCGTGCGCCGCGAGGGGCGCGGGGTGGTGCTCACGCCCGCGGGATCGGCGCTCGCCGACGCGGGCGAGGCCGCCCTGCAGGCGATCGGCGACGCGCTCGCCGCGATCGCCCGCGGCGGCTCGATCGGCGACCGCGAGCTGGGCATCGCCTTCCAGACGATGCTCGGCGAGCGGCTCGTGCCGGAGGCGATCCGGCGGTTCCGCGCACGATGGCCCGAGGTGCGGCTGCGGCTCGAGCACGGCTCCCGCGCCCGCTGCGTCGAGGCCTTGGAGCAGAACCGCGCCGACATCGCGGTCGTCGCGGCCCCGCCGGCATCGGCGGGCGAGGTCACGATGCTCTACGCGGAGCCGCTCGTCGCCGTCGCGGCGCCCGACCACCCGCTCGCGGCCATGCACGAGGTCACGGTCGAGGCCCTCCGCGGCTGGCCGCAGATCATGCTCGCGCCGGGCTACGGCATCCACGACGCCGTCGAGGCGCTCTTCGCGGCCGACGGCGGGGCCGTGCCCGCGCCGACGCTGGTCGTGGGCGAGTACCGCGCGGCTCGCGGCCTCGCCGCGGCGGGCCTCGGCGTGGCCGTGCTGCCCCCGAGCCCGACGCGGATCGACGACGGGGTCCGGGAGGTGCCCGTGCGGCATCCGCTCGCGCGTCGCGAGATCGGCGCGGTCGTCGCCGACGAGCAGGATCCCGCCGTGCAGGAGCTGCTGCGGGCGCTGCTCGAGGCCGCGGCGCGGCGCTCCCCCGCGCCGTAG
- a CDS encoding SCO4848 family membrane protein: MPEALGLAAGVLLLVGAAFAAIVWPPFWRRVAADPRARDGAGRPTRFLRVHAVLIGTALVLALAQAIVGVWWLAVR; this comes from the coding sequence ATGCCTGAGGCGCTCGGCCTCGCCGCGGGCGTCCTGCTGCTCGTCGGCGCCGCCTTCGCGGCCATCGTGTGGCCGCCGTTCTGGCGCCGCGTCGCGGCCGACCCGCGGGCGCGCGACGGCGCCGGCCGGCCGACGCGATTCCTGCGCGTGCACGCCGTCCTCATCGGCACCGCCCTCGTGCTCGCGCTCGCGCAGGCGATCGTCGGCGTCTGGTGGCTCGCCGTCCGCTGA
- a CDS encoding dTDP-4-dehydrorhamnose 3,5-epimerase family protein: MVEIIDFDVQATTIDGLALIRMKQVREERGTVREFYRASAFEAAGLPLPAFRQVNVTETMPGAIRGMHGESMVKLIAIAHGTAWGAWVDARAGSPTEGAVFQAALEPGTQILVPEGVCNGFQSTGATPTQYVYCFTEEWTPAMAGVALTPLDPALGIAWPVPVDVEDRAQISAKDLAAPTLAEVLGRADA, translated from the coding sequence GTGGTGGAGATCATCGACTTCGACGTCCAGGCGACCACGATCGACGGCCTCGCGCTCATCCGCATGAAGCAGGTGCGCGAGGAGCGCGGCACGGTGCGCGAGTTCTACCGCGCCTCCGCGTTCGAGGCCGCGGGGCTCCCGCTGCCCGCGTTCCGGCAGGTCAACGTGACCGAGACGATGCCCGGCGCGATCCGGGGCATGCACGGGGAATCGATGGTGAAGCTCATCGCCATCGCGCACGGCACCGCCTGGGGTGCGTGGGTCGACGCCCGCGCCGGCTCGCCGACCGAGGGCGCCGTCTTCCAGGCGGCGCTCGAGCCCGGCACCCAGATCCTGGTGCCCGAGGGCGTGTGCAACGGCTTCCAGTCGACGGGCGCGACGCCGACGCAGTACGTCTACTGCTTCACCGAGGAGTGGACGCCGGCCATGGCGGGCGTGGCGCTCACGCCGCTCGACCCCGCCCTCGGCATCGCGTGGCCCGTACCCGTCGACGTGGAGGACCGCGCGCAGATCAGCGCGAAGGACCTCGCCGCACCGACGCTCGCCGAGGTGCTGGGCCGGGCCGATGCCTGA
- a CDS encoding DUF1801 domain-containing protein, with protein MAEQKTQPTAASVADFLDAAQPPRRVEEGRRLDEIFREETGEEAVLWGPSIVGYGSYRYVSPSDPKRRGEWPKTGFSPRKGAISLYGLKDLPEGAALLPSLGEYTEGAGCVYVKRLDRVDESVLRRLVRIAASRQDDPAA; from the coding sequence ATGGCCGAGCAGAAGACCCAGCCCACCGCCGCATCCGTCGCCGACTTCCTCGACGCCGCGCAGCCGCCTCGGCGCGTGGAGGAGGGGCGTCGGCTCGACGAGATCTTCCGCGAGGAGACCGGGGAGGAGGCGGTGCTCTGGGGCCCGTCGATCGTCGGCTACGGCAGCTACCGGTACGTGAGCCCGTCAGACCCGAAGCGCCGGGGCGAGTGGCCGAAGACGGGCTTCTCGCCGCGCAAGGGCGCGATCTCGCTGTACGGCCTCAAGGACCTGCCGGAGGGCGCGGCCCTCCTGCCGAGCCTCGGGGAGTACACGGAGGGGGCCGGCTGCGTCTACGTCAAGCGGCTCGACCGGGTCGACGAGTCGGTGCTGCGGCGGCTGGTCCGCATCGCGGCGTCGCGGCAGGACGATCCGGCCGCGTAG